The genomic window TCCGTAGCTCCCAAAGCCGCTTTGTGGATCTCACGGTGAGGCGGCTGCGGTGTAATCCCGCAAAGGATAATTTTCTCGATCAGAAAAGCATCCGCGGTTCTGAAGGTGGCTCCTACATTATGCATGCTTCTGATATTGTCTAAAATAACGATCAACGGAATTTTTTCGGTAGACTTAAAGGTTTCTACGTCAATTCTGTTCAGTTCTTCCAGTTTTAATTTATGTACCAATTTTATTTTTTTTGCCAAAATTAGGTATAAATATTTACGATTTCCAGCCGGAAACGGATTTATTATTTGGGGGATTCCATGATCTGATGGACATTTTTCTCAATATTCTGGGCAATGGTTTCCATCGGAATGTCGTTTTCATCATTGTTAAAAGGATCTTCAATTTCCTCGGCAATCAGCTCAAGGCTCATCAGAACGTAATAAATAAATACGGTAAGGGGAATAATGTAATTGCCGATATTGATAACATAGGCAATCGGCAAAGCCAAAACATACAGAATAATAAACTTTTTAATGAAAGACGAATAAGAATAGGGGATCGGGGTATTTTTGATTCTCTCACAGCCGCCGCAGACATCCAGAAACCCGGAAAGCTGGGTATCCAGGTACAGCATTTCAACATCCGAGATCTTTCCTTCTTTTTTCAGCAGGTTCAGTTTCTGGCTCAGCAGGATAATCAGTTCGCTTGGCCCGTGGTTCCTCAGCTCTTTTTCAATTTCGGAGTAATCTTCATCCAACGCAAGCCTTGTGGATTCTTTCGAAAGGTGTTTTGCCAGAAGATGCGGAAAGAATTTCAGGTAGCGCGTAATCTGTTCGGTATGCTGCCGGTCATCACCCAGAATAATGCGGACCTTTATCGCAAAGTTCCGGGTATCATTTACTAATTTTCCCCAAAGTTTGCGTCCTTCCCACCAACGGTCATACGCTGTATTTGTTCTGAAAACCAGCAATAAAGAAAGAACGAAGCCCAGCAGGGAATGGATGAGCCCGACATTGCTGATGCCGGATTTTGAATTCAGCCGGAAATATTCGATTTCCAGATATTCCACGCCCCAGGAGTACAGCCCAACCAGGATCATGCTCGGAAAGAGAATCTTTAAAGTATCGCTTTTATGAAGGCTGAAAAGGATTTTCAGGAAATGTTTGGTGTTGTAAACTCTCATAGATAAGATTGTTCCCACAAATATAATTTTTTCATTTTATCCCGGCTTTACGGGAAGCCGTAATTTTTTTCAGCCAGGCTGATGGTTCTTTGTGATAAAAATTATTAAAATGGGATACTATAGAAAAGGACATTATAAAAAAGACGGAACCTGGGTAAGCGGACATTATGTAAGTACATTCGGACGCGGGAGAAAAAGAGCCAAAAGTCCGCAAGGCTGTGCGGTCGTGATTTTCGGTGGCCTGATCTCTCTGCTCATTTATTTTTTAAACTAAGGGATGATGGGATTTGGTGGGAAATGATAATTGATAATTCTCTTTAAAATTTTTCAGGATTTCAAAAAAATACTATTTTTAGTCTCATAAATACCACACAAAATGATTCTAGAAAACGTAGATGTTGTTACCGATATTAGTAAAGAAGATTTTCAGAAAAATTATTTTAAAAAGCAGAAGCCGCTCCTGATCAAAAATTTTGCGAGCCGCTGGGACGAATTCGAGCAATGGAATTTTGATTTTATCCGTGAAAAAGCCGGTGAGCAGGAAGTTCCGCTCTATGATAACAAGCCTGCGGATGCCAGCAAAAGTTCGGATGCTCCTGTTACCAAAATGAAAATGAAGGAATACATCGATACCATCAGAAGCAGGCCTTCGGATCTCCGCATTTTCTTTTACATTATTACCGACCGGCTGCCGGAATTGCTGAAAAACTTTACCTATCCGGATCTGGGAATGAAATTTTTCAAACGTCTTCCCACTTTATTCTTTGGTGGCAGCGAGGCCCATGTGCTGATGCATTACGATGTCGATCTGGGCGATTTTCTGCATATTCATTTTGAAGGGAAGAAGAAAATTTTATTGTTCGACCAGAAGCAGTCTGCTTTTTTATATAAAGTTCCGTTGTCCGTACATACCGTATACGATCTGGACTATGAAAACCCCGATTACGAAAAATTTCCGGCACTGAAGTACGCCAGAGGCTATGAAATTTTTATGGAACATGGCGACGCCCTTTTTATTCCCGGAGCTTTCTGGCATTTCAACCGCTATCTGGAACCGGGGTTCTCGATGTCGCTCCGTGCCCTTCCGAATAAGCCTGGGGTTTTCGCCAATATGCTATATCATGTATTTGTCATGCGGTATACCGATAAGCTGATGCGGAAACTGTTCAAAGCGAAATGGGTGGATTATAAGCAGAAGTGGGCGTATAAAAGGAGTTCGAAAGCTTTGTTGAATTTAAATAAGTGATTTTTTTACGGAAATATTTGATAAATAATTTACCATGTAAAAGATGCAAATTGGTGATCTTGGCTAAGTGAAACGGCTTTGCAAACTTAAAGCAGTTCATAGTCATAAAATGTTTGCGAGCTCTGCGTTTAAACCAAAACAAATATCTAGCTTTTCAAAAACTTTACTTCTACTGTTTTATTTCCTATTTTTACCGTCCCAATTTAAGAAAAGATTTTAATGGCAAAGGCAGCGAAAAAAGAAACCCCGTTAATGACCCAGTACAATACCATCAAGGCGAAATACCCTGATGCGCTTTTGCTATTCCGGGTAGGGGATTTTTATGAAACTTTCGGGCAGGATGCCGTGCGGACTTCTCAGATTTTAGGGATCGTTCTTACCAAAAGGGCAAACGGAGAAGGGCATATTGAGCTGGCTGGATTTCCACACCATTCCGTGGATTCCTATCTGCCGAAGCTGGTAAGAGCCGGAATGCGGGTAGCCATCTGCGACCAGCTGGAAGATCCGAAAACGGTTAAGGGAATCGTTAAAAGGGGCGTTACGGAACTGGTGACGCCCGGCGTTACCTTTAACGACCAAGTGCTGAATTCCAAAAAGAACAATTTCCTGCTTTCACTTCATAAAGAAAAAGAGAAATTCGGGATTGCTTTGGTAGATATCTCCACCGGGGAATTCCTGGTCAGCGAGGGAAACCTGGAAAAACTGATCCATATTGTCAATACTTTTGATCCGAGTGAAATTATTTACCAGCGAAGCGTTCAAATCCCGGAACAGCTTAAAAACAGGAGTGCCTTTAAGCTGGAAGACTGGGCCTATCAATACAACTTTGCGTACGAAAAACTGACGAATCATTTCAAAACCAATTCGTTAAAAGGCTTTGGGATTGAAGGCCAGCAGCTGGCGATTACGGCAGCAGGTGCTATTTTTGCTTACCTGGTAGAAGATACACACCATAATTTGCTTTCTCATATTACCAAGATCCAGATCATTCCGCAGGAGGACTTCCTGATGATGGATCATTTTACGCTGAGAAACCTTGAAATTGTGTACCCGAGCAATTCACAGGGAAAATCTCTGCTGGATATTATCGATAAAACCTCAACGCCGATGGGCGGAAGGCTGTTGAGGCGGAGAATTATTTTACCGTTGAAATCTGTTGCTGAAATCAACAGAAGGCTTTCTTTAATTGACTTTTTAAACGAAAACGATCAGCTTAAATATGAAATTTCCCAGTTGCTCAAATCCATTTCGGATCTTGACCGGCTGATGGGAAAACTGGCAGCAGAAAAAATCTGTCCTAAAGAATTGGGATACCTTCGCCAGAGTCTGATCAATATACAAAAAATTAAAGCTTTGCTTCATCCGCATGCCGATGTATTGGCGTGGCTGGATCCTCTTTATGACCAGGATGAACTGATCAAATGCCTTCAGAATCACCTGAACGACGAACTGCCGGTGAATCTGGCAAAAGGAAATGTGATCAAGAACGGGATCTCAGAAGAACTTGACACACTGAGAGGCTTACAGTCCAAAGGTAGAGGCTTCCTGGATGAAATGTGCCAGCGGGAAATCGAGAGAACGGGAATTTCCAGCTTAAAAATTGATTTTAACAATGTTTTCGGATATTATATTGAAGTCCGGAATACCCATAAAGACAAGGTTCCAAGCGACTGGCTGAGAAAACAGACGCTGGTAAATGCGGAACGCTACATTACGGAAGAGCTGAAAGAATACGAAAACCAGATTCTCGGTGCGGAAGAGAAAATCGGAGTGCTGGAAAACGAGCTGTACCGAAATGTCTGTGCCGAGACGATGATCTACATCGATCATATTCAGGAAAACTCCAATATTATTGCGCAGCTGGATGTGGCTGTGGGACTATCCGAATTGGCCGTTTCCGAAAGCTACACCAAGCCCGTATTAACGGAAACTTTTGCCATCGATTTAAAAGAAGCAAGACACCCGATCATTGAAAATGCACTTCCGCTCGGTGAAAAATACATCCCGAACGATATTTTCCTCGATAAAGATTCGCAGCAGATCATTATGGTCACCGGGCCGAACATGGCGGGTAAATCGGCGATCCTCCGTCAGACTGCAATTGTCTGTTTGATGGCGCAGATCGGAAGCTTTGTACCGGCGAAACATGCGGAAATCGGGATTTTAGATAAAATTTTTACCCGGGTAGGTGCTACCGACAATATTTCTGCCGGGGAATCAACCTTTATGGTGGAAATGAATGAAGCCGCCAATATCCTCAACAATATTTCCGAACGCAGCCTGATCTTATTGGATGAAATTGGCCGCGGAACTTCCACCTATGATGGGGTTTCCATCGCCTGGGCTATTGCAGAATACCTTCATCAGCATCCTACGCAGGCCAAGACGTTATTTGCCACGCATTATCATGAACTGAATGAAATGACGGTGAATTTCGAAAGGGTAAAAAATTTCCACGTTTCCATTCAGGAAAACAAAGGCAATATTATCTTTTTAAGAAAGCTGGTGCCGGGAGGAAGCGAGCACAGTTTCGGGATTCATGTGGCCAAGTTGGCCGGAATGCCTGCAAAAGTGGTGAACAGGGCGAATGAAATCCTGAAGACCCTGGAAGCCAGCCGTACCCAGAGTGGAGGTTCTTCAGAGAAGATCAAAAGAGTAACCGAAGAAAATCTGCAGCTGTCTTTTTTTCAGCTGGATGATCCGGTGCTGGAAAATATCAGGGAAGAATTAACGAAAATCGACATCAATACCTTAACGCCGATTGAAGCATTGATGAAACTGAATTCGATTAAAAAGATGATTGGCGGATAATGTTCATTATTTCTTATTAATAGAAATGGTGAGAGGTATACGAAATCTATATCGCACTTTTTCTCCGTCTATCTCAGCAGGAACCCATTTTTGGGTTATTTTTGATACTGCTCGTAATGCTTCAGTATTAAAACTTTCATTGGTTCCGGATGCCTTTATTTCTGTCATCGTTCCATCTCTTTCAATAACAAAAGTAATTTCACAGAACTCTTTTTCTAAATTGCTGGAAATTTTTCGGGATTTGAAATTTTTGACGATTGTATTTTTGAATACTGCGAGACCCAGGGGATAATATGCCGGCTTTTCAGCGTCAATGATTACTTTACCATTTTTTCCTACCATCATAAGTTCATTCAGTTGAGTGGTTTGGACCGGCTGTTCCTGAGAAAAAATTAGACTATAGAAGAATACACTGAAGAATAATACGATTTTCATCATTAAAGTTTTTGCAAAAATAAACTTTAATGGTGAAAAATTTAATACTTTTTCAACGTCAGAGGAAAAGTATAAAGGTAACGTACCGGCTGACCGTTGATTGTAGCAGGTTTCCATTTTACAAACATTCTCCGTACTGCAACTTCAGCAGCATGGGAATGTTTCGGATCGCTTCCCAATGCGGTTACATATCGTACATATCCTGTTTTTTCCACGATGAGATAAACTCTGGTATCAATTTTCCTGGACTTTACGTCGATAACGTCCATTTTATCGGCAAATTCTTTTTTAAAATTTTCCATCCCGCCGGGGAACTCTGCCGGTGTATCTGCTTTAGTAACGGCATCATCCAGCTTCATTTTTGTTTTGAGGATCGCGTAATTTGGCAGTTCTCGAACGGAACCATATTGCTGTGCAAAAAATGAAATGCTTACAAACAAGCTTACAATAAATAGGAACTTCTTCATATCTGCAAAAGTAAATATTTTTTAGAATAGCAAAAATAAAGCCGGATTTTTCTTGTGATCTTTCAGTGTATCTTCCTATTTTATGCGATTTATTTAATTTTGTGAAAACGAAATAATACCTGTTACAAGTGGAAAAACTCAGATTTCAGTTTCATTATCAGTATTTCCTTACCACTGTATTTATATTCCTCATCGAAGTTTTAATCGCAACGGTGCTTAATCATATGTTCTTCATCAGGGCCTATCTCGGTGATGTGATTGTCGTGATGCTAATCTATACTTTTATCAAAAGTTTTTTCAAGATTCAGCATGATATAAAACTGATTTTAGGAATCCTCATCTTTTCTTTTACCGTAGAATTTGCACAGTATTTTAATATCGCGGAAAAGCTGGGCTTTCAGCCGGGAAGCATCCTGTATATTGTGGTCGGAAATTCATTTTCCTGGCTTGATATGTTGTGCTACGCCGTTGGATGCCTGCTGCTTTTTGTTTTTGTGAAAACTACCGGAAGGCAGAACACCTAACAGAAAATTTACCGTCCGAAGCTGTCATATTTATCTTCCGCATATTTAATAAAGCGGTTCAGTAGGGCAACATTTTCCTTTTCCATCGGTGTCAGGTCCTGATCTACATTATTGGAAACCGGGATATACCAGTCGGTCTGCTCAAAGAAATTGCGGTACGTCTGTTTTTTGAAAGCATAGCCGTGTCTGGCGAAGACGGCATTTTTAATGATTTCCAGATCCAGCTTTCTGAGATTTTTCAGGTCTTTCTCCGTAAGCCGCTGTCTGGAAGCATTGATTTTAAAAACTGCATCGGAAGCAATTCTGTTTTTAGAAACCTGATACGTTTCCGTTTTTCCGGTCTCATCATCGGTGTATTTTTCTGCGAAATCTTTCGGGTTTTCCCAATCGATGAGGTCGTTGTTTTCGCTGAGCATAAAATTCGGATTGTATACGAACTCTTTTTTCAACAATTTTAAAGTCTTCTGTGGAGATTTTACGGCTGTTATATTGAAAGCGCTCCATTTTCCGGTAAGGCTGTCGTTGTTAAGTTTTACTTCAAACCGGCCGTCACTTTTGTCGGTTCCCGGTTCATCCAAGACAAAAGTTTTTGTAGTCTCATTGAAGATCCCGCGAAAAGGCCGCTGGTTTCCGTTAATGATGCTTTGCCCGTAAACACTGTCTTTGGTCATCCTGTTGATTTTCAGGGAAAGCCTCTTGTAAACGTCTCCTTCATATGCTTCACCCATCTCCGGGGTAATCATCTCTTTTCCGGCAAAGTCGCCCATATAAATCCCATAATATTCTTTATGAATTTCCGGTGCAACGGCAGTATCTTTTTTTTCAGCAGGCTGATTTTGATTCTTAGTGGTGTTATCAGCTTCTTTTTTACAGCTTGTCAGAACAGCAGCCAACAGGCAAAAGAATATTAATTTTAAGTTTTTCATGTGTAGGTCAGATGTAATTTAGTAGGCTTAAAGATCGTGAAATAATAGAAATGAAAAAGACTTACAGGTATTTTTTTGCAATTAAATATTCTACTAAATGAATGTTTGGGATCCAGCCGAGCCAGGCAATAACCTGATAAACATCCATCGGATCCGGGTGGAATGCATAAACGATAATGACCTTCCACATCCTTAGGGTAATGGCAGAAATGGTAAAGGCAAAGCTGCGCCACATCCATTGCTTGTGGGCTTCAAATTTTTTCTGTCGTGCCAGCTTATATGCTTTGAAAGTCGAAAACCACCAAAGACTACCCAGCATAACAAATGAAATTTTGGAATACAGCCCGCCGTTCGCAAAAATCCCCATATACATCCCGGAAGGAGCTGCCAATATCAAAATCAGAAAAATATATATCTTTCCAACATTCCTGTGAAAATTTTTTATTCCAAAATCCTTTCTGAGGATGGCTAAAAATCCACTGAGCAATACGAAAATGCTGGTGTAAACATGGGTGTAGAAAAAATAAAGGTATTCCGGCCGTTGGGTCACTTCCGTCTGCTTGATCATGAGGAAGCTGACGTCAGGTCTCAATGGAATATATTCCAATATAATTTTAAGCATCAGCCAAAAGAAATACCCGAATCCTGCAATAAGAAGGATTTTTAAAAGA from Chryseobacterium sp. SORGH_AS_0447 includes these protein-coding regions:
- a CDS encoding bestrophin family protein, encoding MGTILSMRVYNTKHFLKILFSLHKSDTLKILFPSMILVGLYSWGVEYLEIEYFRLNSKSGISNVGLIHSLLGFVLSLLLVFRTNTAYDRWWEGRKLWGKLVNDTRNFAIKVRIILGDDRQHTEQITRYLKFFPHLLAKHLSKESTRLALDEDYSEIEKELRNHGPSELIILLSQKLNLLKKEGKISDVEMLYLDTQLSGFLDVCGGCERIKNTPIPYSYSSFIKKFIILYVLALPIAYVINIGNYIIPLTVFIYYVLMSLELIAEEIEDPFNNDENDIPMETIAQNIEKNVHQIMESPK
- a CDS encoding cupin-like domain-containing protein; this encodes MILENVDVVTDISKEDFQKNYFKKQKPLLIKNFASRWDEFEQWNFDFIREKAGEQEVPLYDNKPADASKSSDAPVTKMKMKEYIDTIRSRPSDLRIFFYIITDRLPELLKNFTYPDLGMKFFKRLPTLFFGGSEAHVLMHYDVDLGDFLHIHFEGKKKILLFDQKQSAFLYKVPLSVHTVYDLDYENPDYEKFPALKYARGYEIFMEHGDALFIPGAFWHFNRYLEPGFSMSLRALPNKPGVFANMLYHVFVMRYTDKLMRKLFKAKWVDYKQKWAYKRSSKALLNLNK
- the mutS gene encoding DNA mismatch repair protein MutS, which produces MAKAAKKETPLMTQYNTIKAKYPDALLLFRVGDFYETFGQDAVRTSQILGIVLTKRANGEGHIELAGFPHHSVDSYLPKLVRAGMRVAICDQLEDPKTVKGIVKRGVTELVTPGVTFNDQVLNSKKNNFLLSLHKEKEKFGIALVDISTGEFLVSEGNLEKLIHIVNTFDPSEIIYQRSVQIPEQLKNRSAFKLEDWAYQYNFAYEKLTNHFKTNSLKGFGIEGQQLAITAAGAIFAYLVEDTHHNLLSHITKIQIIPQEDFLMMDHFTLRNLEIVYPSNSQGKSLLDIIDKTSTPMGGRLLRRRIILPLKSVAEINRRLSLIDFLNENDQLKYEISQLLKSISDLDRLMGKLAAEKICPKELGYLRQSLINIQKIKALLHPHADVLAWLDPLYDQDELIKCLQNHLNDELPVNLAKGNVIKNGISEELDTLRGLQSKGRGFLDEMCQREIERTGISSLKIDFNNVFGYYIEVRNTHKDKVPSDWLRKQTLVNAERYITEELKEYENQILGAEEKIGVLENELYRNVCAETMIYIDHIQENSNIIAQLDVAVGLSELAVSESYTKPVLTETFAIDLKEARHPIIENALPLGEKYIPNDIFLDKDSQQIIMVTGPNMAGKSAILRQTAIVCLMAQIGSFVPAKHAEIGILDKIFTRVGATDNISAGESTFMVEMNEAANILNNISERSLILLDEIGRGTSTYDGVSIAWAIAEYLHQHPTQAKTLFATHYHELNEMTVNFERVKNFHVSIQENKGNIIFLRKLVPGGSEHSFGIHVAKLAGMPAKVVNRANEILKTLEASRTQSGGSSEKIKRVTEENLQLSFFQLDDPVLENIREELTKIDINTLTPIEALMKLNSIKKMIGG
- a CDS encoding energy transducer TonB, which codes for MMKIVLFFSVFFYSLIFSQEQPVQTTQLNELMMVGKNGKVIIDAEKPAYYPLGLAVFKNTIVKNFKSRKISSNLEKEFCEITFVIERDGTMTEIKASGTNESFNTEALRAVSKITQKWVPAEIDGEKVRYRFRIPLTISINKK
- a CDS encoding energy transducer TonB, which gives rise to MKKFLFIVSLFVSISFFAQQYGSVRELPNYAILKTKMKLDDAVTKADTPAEFPGGMENFKKEFADKMDVIDVKSRKIDTRVYLIVEKTGYVRYVTALGSDPKHSHAAEVAVRRMFVKWKPATINGQPVRYLYTFPLTLKKY
- a CDS encoding DUF2809 domain-containing protein, translated to MEKLRFQFHYQYFLTTVFIFLIEVLIATVLNHMFFIRAYLGDVIVVMLIYTFIKSFFKIQHDIKLILGILIFSFTVEFAQYFNIAEKLGFQPGSILYIVVGNSFSWLDMLCYAVGCLLLFVFVKTTGRQNT
- a CDS encoding YARHG domain-containing protein; translated protein: MKNLKLIFFCLLAAVLTSCKKEADNTTKNQNQPAEKKDTAVAPEIHKEYYGIYMGDFAGKEMITPEMGEAYEGDVYKRLSLKINRMTKDSVYGQSIINGNQRPFRGIFNETTKTFVLDEPGTDKSDGRFEVKLNNDSLTGKWSAFNITAVKSPQKTLKLLKKEFVYNPNFMLSENNDLIDWENPKDFAEKYTDDETGKTETYQVSKNRIASDAVFKINASRQRLTEKDLKNLRKLDLEIIKNAVFARHGYAFKKQTYRNFFEQTDWYIPVSNNVDQDLTPMEKENVALLNRFIKYAEDKYDSFGR
- a CDS encoding DUF2306 domain-containing protein, yielding MLSAQRSKSNLLKILLIAGFGYFFWLMLKIILEYIPLRPDVSFLMIKQTEVTQRPEYLYFFYTHVYTSIFVLLSGFLAILRKDFGIKNFHRNVGKIYIFLILILAAPSGMYMGIFANGGLYSKISFVMLGSLWWFSTFKAYKLARQKKFEAHKQWMWRSFAFTISAITLRMWKVIIVYAFHPDPMDVYQVIAWLGWIPNIHLVEYLIAKKYL